ATTGGGaccttcatacactgctggtgggaatgttaaatggTGCAGAGTCAGTATTGAAAATAGTCTGACAGTTCCTCCAAAGGTTAaatgtagagttaccatatgacccagaaattccactcctagttataagctaaagagaatgaaaacatatgtccacataaatacctgtacatgaatgttcatagcagcattattcacactaGCTGAATAgaggaaataacccaaatgtccaccaactagTGGATAAAAATAATGTGAATAACTGGTAGATAAATATAtctatacagtagaatattattcaatcctaaaaaagaaatgaagtattgatacatgttataacatagatgaacaatgaaaacactatgttaagtgaaagaaaccagtcacagaagaccatatattatatgattccatttatatgaaatgtccacagTAGAAattgatagagacagaaagcatatCCGTGGTGGCCTAGGCCTATGGAGTTTGGGGGAAAATGAGGAGTGACTGGTAATGGGTAGAGAGTTTCTTTGAGGGGTGACaaatatgttctaaaattgatacaactctgaatatactaaaaatcactgaattgcacactataaataaatgaattgcaGGGTATGTGAATTACATATCAGTAAacctattataaaaaaaaaggaaaaagaagaaatgcataAGAACTCCAAGCTTTAGCCCTAGTTTCAAATGGCACGGTCTTCTGCTTTCCCAATCATcacattctatttaaaaatatcttgaatATAGCCAGTAAGTAGGTCATCTGCATAACTACTACAAGGTTTGTAGCTTTCAAAGACGGgggaaaccttttttaaaaaaggacagagggcttccctggtggcgcagtggttgagagtccgcctgccaatgcaggggacacgggttcgtgccccggtctgggaagatcccacatgccgcggagcggcttggcccatgagccatggctgttgagcctgcgtgtccggagcctgtgctccgcaatgggagaggccacaacagtgagaggcccacataccgcaaaaaaaaaaaaaaaaaaaaaaaaaaaagacagaaactgTTGAGAATCAGTATTCAGTAGGATTTACTGGGTTCAATGGGTCTTAGGAATAAAACAAGGTACGTTCTGTTGCAACTTAACATGACTAAATCAGGATCATGCCCAGATCATAATAGCGATGGAGTAGGGGTCAGGTAGAAGATAAAACCAAACCATTACCAACAAGCTTCACACTATCTTTACTATGGGTGGTTGATCATCCACTGTCGTAAGAGAAAAATTCCAGACATTATGAGAACTTCAAATGTTACTTCTCCTCACTAAAACACAGACTATCCAGAAAAAGAACAATTTCTAGAAGCTTCCACTTTTTCAGTTTTAAGTCAGcggatttcattttaaaaatctgtcatttcgggacttccctggtggcccagtggttaagaatccgcctgccaatgcaggggacacaggtttgatccctggtccgggaagatctcacatgccgtggagcaactaagcccatgtgccacaactactgagtgcaagctccacagctactgaagcccgcgcgcctagagcccctgctccgcaacaagagaagccactgcaatgagaagcccgcgcaccgcaacgaagagtagcccctgctcgcagcaactagaaaAAACCcgcgtacagcaatgaagacccaatgcagccaaaaataaaaataaatatacataataaaataaatttttaaaaaatctgtcattTCATCTAAAGGCATCAAGCAGTTGATCGTGCATTCAATCAGCAAATATACATTGCACGTTTACCATATGCCAGGTACTCTGTGGGCTACAGAGACAGCCCCAAAATATGATTCTTACCTTCAAGAGTTACAATTAATCCAAGAGATAAGACACGTACCAAAAATCTCCCAGaatgataaaatgaaacaaatgaactgcTCTAGGAGCAATCTGGGAGGCCAAGAAAGAGATTTCACTTTCCAGATCAGGTATAAAAAGGAAAGGCTGATAAAAGAGGTAGattatggctgaataatgaaGGACAAATAAAACTCCTAATATTAGAAATAGGTCAGGGAGGGTTTTCTGAGAAAAAGGAATAGCATGAATAGAATTAAGAAGATGGGGGAGTGTTCTGGGAAGAATATTTCAAATGAGGACAATGCATGGTGTTTTGGTAGAGGAGAAGTAAGAAGGCTAGACATTAGGCTCGGCCCAGAGTGAAGAGGATTCTGAATGCCATGCTAAGGAATCTGAATTTTATCATATGGGTAATGAAGTACTACTAATGACTTACGAGCAAAGGACAAACAGAAGCAAATGGTACTTTGGAAAATTAACCTGTTAGTGGTAAAAAAGATGGACTGAAATGAGGTAGTTGAAAGGCAGGGAGGGCGGTTAGAAGGTGACTACAATAGTTTCAGTAAACAGGAAGGACACTGAACTCAGATAGAAGTAACAGAAATGGAATTCTTTATATGGTAAGGcagtttttttatatttctatatttttcatgggaattttacataaattaacTGCCCAAATCAAGTCAGAGGGCCCCAATCATGAAAAGCTATAAATACCTACACAAAACATTATTGCATTCCAAAATCTGCACACCAAAAGAGTTGTCTGAGACATAAAAATGTACCAAATCAAAGGGCAGGGTTCATCTTCCAAAAGACACAATCTAGTTACTATCAGCCGTAGAAGGTTCACATTACCTCTATACTAACATTTAACAATGCTCCAGGGAAGTGACAAACAATCTTGTTTTGAGGAcaaatattttttgcatttttttctttccatcatcTTTATCAGTGCAGATATTTGCATGAAAACAGGATCACTGGTCCTTGGGGACTCATCAGTTCCTATTGCTTATTTTTCATCCATGTCATCCTCTCAATTAATGCAGGAAAGAGGATTGAGAGAGACATCGAAACACCAGATTAGGGTGTCAAGTAAATGTCAACCCCTAGAGTAGATGAATAATCTGtaaggacaaaaaaaaatcttgtttttatGCAAATACACTATACACAATAAAACAAAGAGAGTTTGTATCCAAGAAGTCCACTCCGTATCAAAGTGATTCTTTccaattctaaatttaaaaactattttctgtATGTCAGCTAATTGTTATGATTGCGGAAAATAACAATCAGTAGCAAAGCACTGCTACAGAAGTTGAAAGAAGGTTGAATTTTGaactagaaaataattttgaaaactctCAGCTGTGCTCATGGAACTCATCTGGCAGAATTTTGGTTCCATGCTTAAGGTGACTAAGCTAGGTGACTTCAAACCCCTACCTCCAAAGCCTTAAGTTTCAGAAATATAAATACTTAACAGTAATAATGATTTTAACTGTGTGGATTAAAAACTGAAACAAACCACACCAAGTTTTTGATTCTGTGGAAAGACATTAACACAGATTTATTGATGCTCAGAGAACTGACTCATTATTCTAAAAACTGATAAAGAGAAAGAATCATTCATCCAGTAAGAACAACTTTCAAGGTAATAAATAATACATAGTCGATAAGATAAagttctttacagaaaaattctAGCTAATAAGAAGGAATGACAGAATTAGTGTATTACCATTTCGCAACCTATAATAAAATAGTGAATCTAGGCAGTTTTCAAAGGCTGCTAAAACTCTGGCTGTAAGGCTGATGAAGAATTTTACAATGAATAATAGATGAGGCTAGCAATACCTTTATCAATGAATTAATCTTAACATCACAAAGAGAGACAAGCAGACACGATGTACCCTTCTATAGGATGTATACAACACCATTTATGAAATACTCTtgccaaattgaaaataaaagtaaaaatcaatCCTGTATCTGTGTGAGCTTCTAGATCTAGTTACTGGGAAATAAAAAGGGATAGATGGACATATTAAGCACTACCACAGGGATGTAAGCAAAAAAATCCAGAATGCGGAAAATTCTACAGAACAAATAACGAATAATAATAAATGGCAAAGGAAAATAAACGGGAGGTGGAACTCTGACAGATTAAAAAAGACTTAAGAAACATATCAAATACAGTATCTTATTTAAATTCTGATTCAAACCAATCAACTATATAAAGACAATTATGAGTCAACCAGGGAAATCTGAATCGTGATTGGCTATCTGATGATATTAAGcaagtatattaaaatttttaggcACAATAATGGAATTGaagttatattaaaaagaaaaaaaaagagagaaagagagagtccTTGTCTTTTGGACTCACATATGAAGTTATTTGGTAGTGAGACGATATGATGCCTGAGATTTGCTTTTAAGTAATTATGTAGGTTGGTATAAGTGAAACAGATTGGCCATATGCTAACTATTGAAGCCAAGTCATAAGTATATGAGGTCAATATTCTACTCTCTCTCCTTtggtatatgtttaaaattttccataataaaaagtggggaaaaaatacTTCATTATCTTTCTCagtaggaaaatagaaaaagaaaaactaatcagAGGAAATATAGTAATTTTATCTACAACAAACTAGAGACAACACTGTTGATAAACACATTTGGTAATATAGCATCTTCTTGATATAAGGAGCATAAAGCTTTATTTCATAAGAAAAATTGACACAGAGAGATAAAGGATTGATCACTGTGATCATTACAGCATGTATTATCCAGAGCTAGAAACAGAATCAAGTTCTATACTGTACAAGCCTCGCATTCATGAATTTAATAATCACAGGGTTTTCATTATAAACCCTTGAGGTCCATGACATACATGGTAATCAGTAATTTTGCCAAGACATAAACGTTAATCACGAGAAATAAATGACTAGTACACAGAGGAGTTAGGTAACGACGAGTGAACCTAGCAGACCACCTAGCAACCATACCTCAAAGCAGTTTTTTGTTCTCTGCTCCTTGATTCATGAagtgattaaaaaatgttttcttggtaAAAGAATGTCAACTGCTAAtgacagtaatggaaataaagaaaatataaagaggacTAAGGAAGTGTTATCTATTAGTCAAAAATtagaagttttaaattaaattttaaagtgaaatgtTGAATTTGGTAGTAAAATCAATGATGTGGACAAATCCACTATATGCTCTATAAACAAGAGAAACAATTTGTGAAACTATTGTTGGGATTGTGCTAATCAGTACAAAACTTGCAGTTTTGAAGAAAGTTATAAGCTATAGTAGCCTCTCAAAATTGTGCATTTATGAAGGTCTCTGGAGGTACCTATCCAATGAGAACAAAGTTCTAACCACTCTAATTATGCTGAGTATTTCTTTCAATTACAAAGTGAAAATTTTCTACAATTCCTTTTCCAGTTTTATAATGAGTACAGTATGGAAACAGATATAGtttctaaagaaataattttaaactaaaataacgGACAGCAGACAGGAATAGATGAGAACTTTAAAAGCATTACTCATGCTAGCAGATTATGTTCTTGGTCCATTACATAACCCTTCCTTTGGGGAAGCAATCCTCCCCTATTGCATTCCACATGATTTGAGTCAGACTAACCATTCCAACCTGCCTCTGCAGCCAggccccaggcctggcccatCTTGGTGCTCTATGCTACTTGGCCAAAGGACTGGTTCCAGGATAGATATGTGAGCCAAGATGGAACAGTCAGAGTCCTCCCCAGGACCTTTCTTCTGGAATGTTCAGAAAAGATGTTCTTTCCTTTGGGATTACAAGATTTAAAGACATATGAACTGGAGTTCCTACTGGCCACCTTCCCCAGTGCTAGATCAAAGAAGAATAATAACTCATGAGTGACACAGAGCTTTGAGATGCAAAACTCAAAAAGTAAGAACAAGAGCACATTCCAAAGACATCATTAAGAGTCATGGAtctggggagggatggactgggagttcgGGATTAGTAGacgcaaactattacatttagaatggataaacaaggtcctactgtatagcacaggaagctatAACAAatctcctgagataaaccataatggaaaagaacataaaaaggaatgtatatacatgtataactgagtcactttgctgtacagtagaaattactacaacattgtaaatcaactatacttcagggacttccctggtggtccagtggctaagactccccactctcaatgcaggggacccgggttcgatccctgtcagggaactagatcccaaatgccacaactaagagttcgcatgccgcaactaaagatcccgcatgccacagcgaagaacccgcgtgccacaactaagacctggcgcagccaaataaacaaataatatttttaaaaaactatacttcaataaaaagtaaataaataatgagtcatgggggcctccctggtggcgcagtggttgagagtccgcctgccgatgcaggggatacgggttcgtgccccggtccgggaggatcccatatgccgcggagtggctgggcccgtgagccatggccgctgggcctgcgcgtccggagcctgtgctccgcaacgggagaggccacaacagggagaggccagcgtaccgcaaaaaaaaaaaaaaaaaaaaaaaaaataatgagtcATGGCTCTAGAGATGCTCAAAGCTATTTCTACTCTTAGAATTTTGATTTATGTGAATAAAATCCTTCTTTTGCTTAAGCTAGTTTGATTTGACATTCTATCACTTAAAACTCTAAGAGTTTCCAATACACGTTCACTGTACGGCAAAAAACAACTTGTAACCTAGTAAACTCAGTAATTATTCCAGCACACTCTATCATAAGTGGCATACTTTAGATTACAATGGCTTCTTACCTTTAAAACACCTAATAAAGATACTTTCTGAATTATGAAAGAACTCATCATGAAATATACAACATGCAACCCTGAATAAATGTGACCTGGGTACTCACACTCATCCAGCCCCAATTGATAGGCCAGGTTCTGAAGGCCTCGTACCTTCTCCATCAAATTAGCTGTGGTGAGGCTCCCCAGTTCTGAAACAGAATCATTTATTTCATTACCATTTCTTTCCACTGCTTTCTAGTAACAACTCATTCAGGTTGCAAATCCTTGTTATAAAAGTTTTCAAGTTTAATTcctatagaaaaatagaaaatggattCATATCTCTTCTCATCCAATCattccccctacacacacacacacacacacacacacacacacacacagaggcataccAGTGAATTTTCCACCACTGCAAAATGCCTCAGATGAGCTTACCCACTTAATGAGAAGAGAGTCATCATAGACACAATAGCAAATTATGTGTTTTATCCTGAGGATTCTTTTATTACATTCATTTTGCCTATCACACAAAATGAATACACCATTAAAATATGAAACTTGTGATCCGACACAGAATTGAGAAAGCCTATAGACAGATCTCTGTCTCACTGTCATTTACAAGTCCTCATTATTCCAATTAATAAAACAGCAATAAAACACTTACTCTTCCCTATTTCCCTAagtttagaaaacaaagactaAATATTAATCTAAACTTTACCTTCAAATCAAATTCCTATAAAAATTTTTACGTTTACCAGATAAGAAGACAgtatacttaaaataaaaacttactttCCGAGATTTTCATTTAAATAGCACCCAATTCCTTTTAAGTTTTAGACATAGGTCAATTTGCATGAAACCTCATGCTCTGATCCCTTACTAAAACTTTAAAGTTTCCTTAGAAAATACATGCTGATGGGATATTATATAAATGTCTGTTTGGAACATTAGAACAATGAACCCAAGATGCCCTTGAGACTTAATTTTCCCTTGGCTGGAGGAGGGGATCTGCTTTTAAGCAtttcatgcagaagaatgaattaCTTCTGAAATCAAATAGAGGTGTTATTTTCTGCAACTTATCATGCCACACTCATTATCTATATCTGGCATAAGTAGACTTTCTTGATCTGTTCAGCTGCTTAAATAGCTTAAGAATCCCAGATTTTTTACCTTAACTTCAGTCTATTACTTCACAACCATCATGAATCTTATCACCAGAAGgatgataaagaaattaaataaagtagAGCAAAATCAAggaaaattaatgttttttaatttaaatttctactTTGTGGTTGAGTTCCAAGTCATTTATCAGACAATATTCACTACTTACAGTATTCTTTATGAGAGAAATTGATGAGATAGAAAGAACTAAAAGACAGCTCTTAACCCACTAAGGGGCTGTCAGTTAATAGTCCTGGCAGCAATATATGGCAGTAAATCCTAAATAAAGCACTTGTGTTATAGCGGTAAGAGACTAGTCTTAAAAAGATCAGGgtttgggtcttccctggtggcgcagtggttgagagtccgcctgctaatgcaggggacgcgggttcgtgtcccggtccgggaggatcccacatgccgcggagtggctgggcccgtgagccatggccgctgagcctgcacgtccggagcctgtgctccgcaacgggagaggccacaacagtgagaggcccgcataccacacacaaaaaaagatcagGGTTTAAATTTTAACTCTTTCTAATAAACCTTGGTTAAGTTAACCTCTGAAACTTAGATATCATACCTAACTCACAGGACctatatgagaattaaataagaaaatttacGTGAGAGCTTTTAGTTAACTCTAAGCATCATacaaaataaagttaatattaaAGGAATTTAGCAGCAGAAGAAATCATTATTACTGAGTCTTGAATTGGCAGGATTTCTACACATGGAAAAGTAGAGAAGGGCATTTAGACATGAAGAACCATGAATAAGGATGGTTAAATAGGCAATTTGAAGCCAAGAATACTTGTAAGGGAATAATGAGAGAAGAATTGGAAAGGTGGTTTGTCGAGGAGCATAAATGTCAGGTTAAAGGTTAAAGGTTACCAGCACTGCTTACCTTTCAACATGTCGATATCGTCACGTTCTATTTCAGCCATCCATTTGGGTGGAGAGCTAGTAATAGGCTGtcagaaaataagaatatatcCATTCAGATATACGCAAAGTATGAAGAGACCCTACTCTTCtttcttataagaaaaggagTTTTTCACACAGCCTTCAGGTTGTttgaaaatactagcaaattatAATTTCAAAGACCTAGATTTCTCCAGGTTCAGATATGGCCTACAAATAGAACCCTTACAAAATAATACTGCTCATCTTTAAAAGCTGGTTTTAAAGAAGGTCTTGGAAGAATTAGGTCTGACCACTATTACAGTTGTATGCATAAAAGATTGGTATAGTTGTGAAAGAAATTACTTGAAATTCAGTACTGGTGAAAGCCTCCAACTGAACTGTTTGAAACAATAATCAGGAAGTAACATTCTCTGGCAGAGGAGAAGAttcaaagaagaaccaaaaatgAGAAAATCTTCAATCTGAATGAGAGAAGATTGGAATGATCATtacttgaaatttcattttattgtaaacatttcagaaaactttagaattttaagtttcttttcatttctgaaagtGAACTTACAAAACAtgaaagaggggcctccctggtggcgcaagtggttgagagtccgcctgccgatgcaggggatacgggttcgtgccccggtctgggaggatcccatatgccgcggagcggctgggcccgtgagccatggccgctgagcctgcgcgtccggagcctgcgcgtccggagcctgtgctccgcaacgggggaggccacaacagtgagaggcccgcataccgaaaaaaaaaaaaaaaaaaaaaaaaaaaaaaaaaaaaaaaaacatgaaagagaACCCATTCTTGGAATAGCTTTGGAGTAACAGTTTTCAATCCTGGTTGCACATGAGAATCATCTGTGTAActataaaaaaatacagacaacTAGGCCATAACCCAGATGTACTGATTTAGAATATCAGGGTTTGGGAGAGGGTCCCCTGGAAAGAATGGAGAAAGGGcattacatatgtattttttaaaagctccacaGCTGCACATGAACAATTCTGATGAGATTTTACTTCAACTTTgagtcccttttctttttctttttttttaattgaagtataactgccatataacattatattagtttctggtgtctagcataataattcaatatttgtgtaaattgtgaaatgattgccacaataagtccagttaacatctatcaccatacatggctacaaaaatttttttcttgtgataagaacttttaagatctattctcttagcaactttcaaatatgcaatacagtattactaactatagtagtcaccatgctgtacattacaaatccaggacttatttattccttttcctttttaaaaaattaacatttatttggcACTCTGTGACAAGCAGAACACTTTATATGCATCATGTCATTTAATTTCCAAATCAACCCTATGAAACAGGTATTATTAtcctcctcattttacaaataaaaaaaacaaatgtatagGAAGATTATAAATCACTTGCCTCAGGTCACAAAGCTattggagccaggattcaaaaccCATGAAGTCTAAGTTCAAAAACCACTACTCTATACTACCTCGCCCTGAAGGCTCTAGGTCAAATTCACCACTTCTACCCTAGTAGAGAATCGGACTATACCAGGGGATCTTAACCTGGGGCCCTGGGATGGCCCTGAACCCCTAGAAACAAAACTCAATATATATGTGCATACTTCTAAGGAAAAAGTGTAGATATTTAATCAGATTTTCAAAAAACACCATGCtctaataaaagtttttaaaaaaccacttatTTATGTTTACAACTTAAAGTACTTAGTTGTAACGAATATaattaactaaattaaaaatcataatgaatgagaatttaagaaaattaaatcaggAACTTTCTACTCAATCTACTAGATAAAAGCTGatctaataataatagctaccatgtACTGTTTATTAGTTCTTGGCAGTATGCAaagtgttttacatgcattacggcatcattattattattatta
This sequence is a window from Mesoplodon densirostris isolate mMesDen1 chromosome 4, mMesDen1 primary haplotype, whole genome shotgun sequence. Protein-coding genes within it:
- the LIN52 gene encoding protein lin-52 homolog isoform X4, translating into MGWKMASPTDGADLETSLLSFEKLDRASPDLWPEQLPGVAEFAASFKSPITSSPPKWMAEIERDDIDMLKELGSLTTANLMEKVRGLQNLAYQLGLDE